A section of the Phaseolus vulgaris cultivar G19833 chromosome 8, P. vulgaris v2.0, whole genome shotgun sequence genome encodes:
- the LOC137824349 gene encoding uncharacterized protein At3g49140 isoform X1 — MAIRPPASSSLSSPSEGICYTASYGITSNSIKLPIDGRRWHDLASTRYKSSFFGLPHLLWLSTGHDQCLSKVNVAADYSDSIPDSSDHMDEQGYHPLEQLKGSNDTKPARLSPPEMAKTAVEANKSALLAFPAMVHCEPHEQISWAEFEYHIDDFGDIYFEIFDDANLLADRGANNPVNVFIGMDIPIYDNNRRTASEYDIFNNGKGDELFTFVDQDDDVEVSEMEDFNISVNWGRPDATNSVHPIYFSKCLTKAVNNVEYIKRMNHPSNGVSIIGFLRPIYDEERSYLRWTYHTEDGAVYISGSRDSYSNSIDDQGNTNLTLYRLEILKIKLHSMYGYQSEISVLEFQDAEPDILAHSSSEILERFNRFCDDDLKALCKKKGLEAEGAYLVGVDSLGVDVRVFSGAEVKTHRFPFKIQAATINAAAKQIWQLLFPRSRRKKNMKKWRTTTMI; from the exons ATGGCTATTCGACCTCCTgcttcttcctcactttcctcaCCTTCTG AAGGGATATGTTACACTGCGTCATATGGAATAACAAGCAATTCAATCAAACTTCCTATTGATGGCCGAAGATGGCATGACCTTGCCAGCACAAG GTACAAAAGTTCATTTTTTGGATTGCCACACCTGCTTTGGCTATCCACAGGGCATGATCAGTGCCTTTCAAAGGTTAATGTTGCTGCAGATTATTCAGATTCTATACCCGATTCTTCTGATCACATGGATGAACAAGGTTATCATCCTCTTGAACAACTGAAAGGTTCCAATGATACAAAGCCAGCAAGACTCTCTCCTCCTGAAATGGCAAAAACAGCTGTAGAG GCTAATAAAAGCGCCTTGCTAGCATTTCCTGCAATGGTACACTGTGAACCACATGAGCAGATTTCATGGGCTGAGTTTGAATATCATATTGATGATTTTGGAG atatatattttgaaatctttgaTGATGCAAACCTTTTGGCAGATCGTGGAGCTAACAATCCTGTG AATGTTTTCATTGGAATGGACATCCCAATATATGATAATAATAGAAGGACTGCTAGCGAGTATGACATTTTCAATAATGGCAAGGGTGATGAATTATTCACATTTGTTGATCAAGATGATGATGTTGAG GTCTCAGAAATGGAGGACTTTAACATTTCAGTGAATTGGGGACGTCCGGACGCTACAAACTCTGTTCATCCAATCTATTTCTCAAAGTGTTTAACAAAG GCTGTCAACAACGTGGAATATATTAAAAGAATGAACCATCCTtcaaatggtgtttctattatAGGGTTCCTTAGACCCATTTACGATGAAGAAAGGTCTTATCTAAGATGGACGTATCACACTGAAGATGGTGCTGTATACATCTCTGGCTCGAGAG ATTCTTACTCAAATAGTATTGATGACCAAGGAAACACTAATTTGACACTATATCGGTTGGAGATCCTGAAAATCAAGCTCCACTCCATGTATGGATATCAG TCTGAAATTAGTGTGCTAGAGTTTCAAGACGCTGAACCTGATATTCTTGCACACTCTTCTTCGGAAATTCTGGAACGCTTCAACAGATTCTGTGATGATGATCTTAAAGCACTTTGCAAGAAGAAAGGTCTTGAAGCTGAG GGAGCTTACCTGGTTGGGGTTGACAGCCTTGGCGTGGATGTTAGAGTCTTTTCAGGTGCAGAAGTAAAAACTCATCGCTTTCCATTCAAAATCCAG GCTGCCACAATAAACGCTGCTGCAAAACAGATTTGGCAACTCTTGTTTCCTCGATCTCGACGTAAGAAGAATATGAAGAAGTGGCGGACTACCACCATGATTTGA
- the LOC137824349 gene encoding uncharacterized protein At3g49140 isoform X2, whose protein sequence is MAEDGMTLPAQVLVIFRYKSSFFGLPHLLWLSTGHDQCLSKVNVAADYSDSIPDSSDHMDEQGYHPLEQLKGSNDTKPARLSPPEMAKTAVEANKSALLAFPAMVHCEPHEQISWAEFEYHIDDFGDIYFEIFDDANLLADRGANNPVNVFIGMDIPIYDNNRRTASEYDIFNNGKGDELFTFVDQDDDVEVSEMEDFNISVNWGRPDATNSVHPIYFSKCLTKAVNNVEYIKRMNHPSNGVSIIGFLRPIYDEERSYLRWTYHTEDGAVYISGSRDSYSNSIDDQGNTNLTLYRLEILKIKLHSMYGYQSEISVLEFQDAEPDILAHSSSEILERFNRFCDDDLKALCKKKGLEAEGAYLVGVDSLGVDVRVFSGAEVKTHRFPFKIQAATINAAAKQIWQLLFPRSRRKKNMKKWRTTTMI, encoded by the exons ATGGCCGAAGATGGCATGACCTTGCCAGCACAAG TTTTGGTTATCTTTAGGTACAAAAGTTCATTTTTTGGATTGCCACACCTGCTTTGGCTATCCACAGGGCATGATCAGTGCCTTTCAAAGGTTAATGTTGCTGCAGATTATTCAGATTCTATACCCGATTCTTCTGATCACATGGATGAACAAGGTTATCATCCTCTTGAACAACTGAAAGGTTCCAATGATACAAAGCCAGCAAGACTCTCTCCTCCTGAAATGGCAAAAACAGCTGTAGAG GCTAATAAAAGCGCCTTGCTAGCATTTCCTGCAATGGTACACTGTGAACCACATGAGCAGATTTCATGGGCTGAGTTTGAATATCATATTGATGATTTTGGAG atatatattttgaaatctttgaTGATGCAAACCTTTTGGCAGATCGTGGAGCTAACAATCCTGTG AATGTTTTCATTGGAATGGACATCCCAATATATGATAATAATAGAAGGACTGCTAGCGAGTATGACATTTTCAATAATGGCAAGGGTGATGAATTATTCACATTTGTTGATCAAGATGATGATGTTGAG GTCTCAGAAATGGAGGACTTTAACATTTCAGTGAATTGGGGACGTCCGGACGCTACAAACTCTGTTCATCCAATCTATTTCTCAAAGTGTTTAACAAAG GCTGTCAACAACGTGGAATATATTAAAAGAATGAACCATCCTtcaaatggtgtttctattatAGGGTTCCTTAGACCCATTTACGATGAAGAAAGGTCTTATCTAAGATGGACGTATCACACTGAAGATGGTGCTGTATACATCTCTGGCTCGAGAG ATTCTTACTCAAATAGTATTGATGACCAAGGAAACACTAATTTGACACTATATCGGTTGGAGATCCTGAAAATCAAGCTCCACTCCATGTATGGATATCAG TCTGAAATTAGTGTGCTAGAGTTTCAAGACGCTGAACCTGATATTCTTGCACACTCTTCTTCGGAAATTCTGGAACGCTTCAACAGATTCTGTGATGATGATCTTAAAGCACTTTGCAAGAAGAAAGGTCTTGAAGCTGAG GGAGCTTACCTGGTTGGGGTTGACAGCCTTGGCGTGGATGTTAGAGTCTTTTCAGGTGCAGAAGTAAAAACTCATCGCTTTCCATTCAAAATCCAG GCTGCCACAATAAACGCTGCTGCAAAACAGATTTGGCAACTCTTGTTTCCTCGATCTCGACGTAAGAAGAATATGAAGAAGTGGCGGACTACCACCATGATTTGA
- the LOC137824252 gene encoding uncharacterized protein gives MMRPEKEKEKEKEKEKEQDQVVVDAGMKRYRNGEIWEFEDDIGVSDGDSGVLLGLDGGTTSTVCICMPMIPFSHSQLHSLPTLARAVAGCSNHNSVGEIAARETIEKVMAHALSKCGSKRSSVRAVCLAVSGVNHPTDQERILNWLRDIFPSHVKLYVLNDALAALSSGTMGKLHGCVLIAGTGSITYGFTEDGKEARAAGGGPVLGDWGSAYGIAAQALTAVIRAYDGRGPSTMLTSSIFQRHGLSSAEEIIGWTYADPAWARIAALVPNVVICAEAGDEVAHKILLEAVQELVSSVKAVVNRLGLCGQDGQSSFPLVMVGGVLEAHRGSWDIGKEVIKCITKCFPGVIPIRPKVEPAVGAAWLAWNFFMKEKEKQQLPILED, from the exons ATGATGAGGCCGGAGAAGGAgaaagagaaggagaaagagaaGGAGAAGGAACAGGATCAGGTGGTGGTTGATGCAGGGATGAAGAGGTACAGGAATGGAGAAATCTGGGAGTTTGAGGATGACATTGGTGTCTCAGATGGTGACAGTGGTGTCTTGTTGGGTTTGGACGGTGGAACTACATCCACTGTCTGCATTTGTATGCCCATGATTCCCTTTTCTCACTCTCAGCTCCATTCCCTTCCCACCCTTGCAAGGGCTGTTGCTGGATGCTCCAATCACAATAGTGTTGGAG AAATTGCTGCAAGGGAAACAATAGAGAAGGTTATGGCACATGCTCTTTCAAAGTGTGGTTCAAAACGATCTTCAGTCCGAGCTGTTTGTTTGGCTGTATCTGGTGTTAACCATCCAACAGATCAAGAAAGAATTCTCAATTGGCTCAG GGATATATTCCCAAGCCATGTGAAGTTATATGTTCTGAATGATGCTTTAGCTGCTCTGTCAAGTGGAACAATGGGTAAACTCCATGGCTGTGTACTAATTGCTGGCACAGGGAGCATTACATATGGATTTACTGAAGATGGAAAAGAAGCAAGAGCAGCAGGTGGTGGACCTGTCCTAGGTGACTGGGGCAG TGCATATGGAATAGCTGCACAGGCGTTAACTGCAGTGATAAGAGCTTATGATGGTCGTGGTCCAAGTACAATGCTTACAAGTAGTATTTTTCAAAGGCATGGTCTTTCTTCTGCAGAAGAAATAATTGG ATGGACCTATGCAGATCCCGCCTGGGCCCGCATTGCAGCACTTGTTCCAAATGTAGTGATCTGTGCAGAGGCTGGGGATGAGGTTGCACATAAAATCTTACTAGAAGCTGTCCAAGAGCTAGTTTCAAGTGTCAAAGCAGTTGTAAACAGACTTGGATTGTGTGGTCAAG ATGGACAGAGTAGCTTTCCCCTCGTGATGGTTGGTGGTGTTCTGGAAGCACATAGGGGCAGTTGGGATATAGGAAAAGAAGTAATAAAGTGTATTACCAAATGCTTTCCTGGGGTAATTCCCATTAGACCTAAG GTGGAGCCTGCTGTTGGTGCGGCATGGTTAGCATGGAATTTTTTcatgaaagaaaaagaaaagcaacaACTTCCAATTCTTGAAGATTAA
- the LOC137823769 gene encoding DEAD-box ATP-dependent RNA helicase 53, mitochondrial-like, whose translation MLTAILRRTCSTLSRRAFPAVIISASNDFRPLSAPFISRTFHSKPGPLNFRSSLYHRAEYAVDDFPYEEGSKGNADEGLEIAKLGISQDIVSALAKKGITKLFPIQRAVLEPAMQGRDMIGRARTGTGKTLAFGIPIMDKIIQFNAKHGRGRDPLALVLAPTRELAKQVEKEFYESAPNLDTICVYGGTPISKQMRQLDYGVDIAVGTPGRIIDLLNRGALNLKEVQFVVLDEADQMLQVGFQEEVEKILERLPLKRQTLMFSATMPSWIKQISRNYLNDPLTIDLVGDSDQKLADGISLYSIASDSYVKAGILAQLITEHAKGGKCIVFTQTKRDADRLSFTMGKSVQCEALHGDISQAQREKTLAGFRNGHFSVLVATDVASRGLDIPNVDLVIHYELPNSSEIFVHRSGRTGRAGKKGTAILVYTEDQSRAVRLIERDVGCKFTELPRIAVDSASMDAIGMGGGRFGSSGGIRDRRYGDTGFGRGPGSGRSGGYNSGFGRPSFGDSGERFGGQSYNRFGGSGSSQSGGGFSGSSSGEMSRYSGSNSGRFGSSGGFGSGQSGSRSGRSSSGSRFSRSDDFGGFGGSDRSGGFGELGSGQSSGFGDSRGSNQNNRRPF comes from the exons ATGCTAACCGCAATCCTCAGAAGAACTTGTTCCACCCTCTCAAGGCGCGCTTTCCCCGCCGTCATAATCTCCGCCAGCAACGACTTCCGGCCACTCTCCGCCCCCTTCATTTCCAGAACCTTCCACTCCAAACCCGGTCCGTTGAATTTCCGTTCTTCTTTATATCATCGTGCGGAATATGCTGTTGACGATTTCCCTTACGAAGAAGGCTCTAAAGGGAACGCCGACGAAGGCCTCGAAATCGCGAAGCTCGGAATCTCTCAGGATATTGTCTCAGCTTTGGCCAAGAAAGGCATCACCAAGCTCTTCCCCATTCAG AGGGCTGTGCTGGAACCTGCTATGCAAGGTCGTGATATGATTGGTCGAGCTAGGACTGGAACTGGGAAGACTCTTGCTTTTGGGATACCCATCATGGATAAGATCATTCAGTTTAATGCTAAGCATGG GCGGGGTAGGGATCCTTTGGCTTTAGTTCTGGCTCCAACGAGAGAGCTTGCTAAGCAGGTTGAGAAGGAGTTCTATGAGTCGGCACCTAACTTGGATACAATTTGTGTTTATGGGGGTACGCCAATCTCTAAGCAAATGAGGCAGCTCGATTACGGGGTTGATATTGCTGTGGGAACACCTGGTCGGATTATTGACCTTCTCAACAGAGGTGCTCTAAATCTGAAGGAAGTTCAATTTGTTGTTCTTGATGAAGCTGATCAGATGCTTCAAGTTGGCTTTCAGGAGGAAGTGGAGAAGATCTTGGAAAGATTGCCCCTCAAACGTCAGACTCTTATGTTCTCTGCAACAATGCCATCTTGGATAAAACAGATTTCACGCAATTACCTGAATGATCCCCTGACCATTGATCTA GTTGGAGATTCTGATCAGAAGTTAGCAGATGGAATTTCACTGTACTCCATTGCATCTGACTCGTATGTTAAAGCGGGAATTCTTGCACAGCTAATAACA GAACATGCAAAAGGAGGAAAGTGTATTGTTTTCACTCAAACAAAACGTGATGCAGACCGATTATCATTTACCATGGGAAAAAGTGTTCAATGCGAGGCTTTGCATGGAGACATATCACAAGCTCAGAGGGAAAAGACTCTTGCTGGCTTCAGAAATGGCCATTTTAGTGTTTTGGTGGCAACTGATGTTGCCTCACGTGGGCTTGATATACCTAATGTTGATCTT GTAATACATTATGAACTTCCCAATTCTTCAGAGATATTTGTTCATAGATCTGGACGAACAGGTCGTGCTGGTAAGAAAGGAACTGCTATTCTTGTGTATACAGAAGATCAATCAAGGGCTGTGAGGCTTATTGAGCGTGATGTGGGCTGTAAATTTACAGAG CTACCAAGGATTGCTGTTGATAGTGCATCTATGGACGCGATTGGCATGGGCGGTGGGCGATTCGGCTCTTCTGGAGGTATAAGGGATCGTCGATATGGTGATACAGGTTTTGGCCGTGGTCCTGGATCTGGCCGTTCTGGTGGCTACAATAGTGGATTTGGCCGCCCTAGCTTTGGAGATTCTGGTGAAAGGTTTGGTGGACAGAGTTATAATCGTTTTGGTGGCTCTGGTTCCAGTCAATCAGGAGGGGGCTTTTCTGGTAGTTCATCTGGTGAAATGAGTAGATATAGTGGATCAAACTCTGGTAGGTTTGGCTCATCTGGTGGCTTTGGCTCTGGTCAATCAGGAAGTAGATCTGGTCGATCATCTAGTGGGTCTAGGTTTAGTCGTTCAGATGATTTTGGGGGATTTGGTGGTTCAGATCGTTCGGGTGGTTTTGGAGAACTTGGCTCAGGCCAATCTAGTGGCTTTGGTGATTCTCGTGGTAGTAATCAGAACAATAGAAGACCTTTTTAa